A section of the Solitalea canadensis DSM 3403 genome encodes:
- the rplK gene encoding 50S ribosomal protein L11, protein MAKEVSALVKLQIKGGAANPSPPVGPALGAKGVNIMEFCKQFNARTQDKPGKVLPVVITVYADKSFDFIIKTPPVAIQLLEVTKLKSGSAESNRKKVASVSWEQVRTIAEDKMPDLNAFTIESAMSMVAGTARSMGITVSGERPF, encoded by the coding sequence ATGGCAAAAGAAGTTAGTGCGCTTGTTAAATTACAAATTAAAGGTGGTGCTGCTAACCCTTCTCCTCCAGTAGGACCTGCATTAGGTGCTAAAGGTGTGAATATCATGGAGTTCTGTAAGCAGTTTAATGCTAGAACCCAAGATAAACCGGGTAAAGTACTTCCTGTTGTAATTACAGTTTACGCCGACAAGTCGTTTGATTTTATCATCAAAACACCTCCTGTAGCTATTCAGTTACTGGAAGTGACTAAACTTAAAAGCGGTTCGGCTGAGTCAAACCGTAAAAAAGTTGCTTCTGTATCTTGGGAACAAGTACGTACAATTGCAGAGGATAAAATGCCTGACTTAAACGCGTTTACTATTGAATCAGCAATGTCAATGGTTGCTGGTACAGCACGCAGTATGGGTATCACCGTTTCTGGTGAACGTCCATTTTAA
- the rpoB gene encoding DNA-directed RNA polymerase subunit beta: MANNTNNSQRVSFATSKHVLDYPDFLDVQLESFQQFFQLDTTADDRHTEGLFKVFSENFPISDSRGIFVLEFLDYFIDPPRYDIQECIERGLTYSVPLKAKLRLYCTDPEHEDFETIVQDVYLGTIPYMTPKGTFVINGAERVIVSQLHRSPGVFFGQSRHTNGTKLYSARVIPFKGSWIEFATDVNNVMYAYIDRKKKFPVTTLLRAIGYDSDKDILELFDLADEVKVSKSGLKKYVGRRLAARVLRKWVEDFVDEDTGEVVSIDRNEVIMERETILEEDHIDLIIDAGVKSIILTKDDVTTADHAIIYNTLQKDTSNSEKEAVEHIYRALRNAEPPDEETARGIIERLFFSDKRYDLGDVGRYRINRKLGLDTDEDTKVLTKVDIIEIVKYLIRLINAKADVDDIDHLSNRRVRTVGEQLYAQFGVGLARMARTIRERMNIRDNEVFTPTDLINARTLSSVINSFFGTNQLSQFMDQTNPLAEITHKRRLSALGPGGLSRERAGFEVRDVHYTHYGRLCTIETPEGPNIGLISSLCVHAKINNLGFIETPYRKVIDGKVSVDEPVIYMSAEDEDGKTIAQANAQYDDKGNFLTPKVKSRYEGDFPVIEPEKIDLIDIAPNQITSIAASLIPFLEHDDANRALMGSNMQRQAVPLLRPESPIVGTGLEGRVASDSRTLMNAEGDGEVVYVDANKITIRYERTEDDRLVSFDGDEKSYSLIKFKKTNQSTCINLKPIVKKGQKVKKGQVLTEGYATQNGELALGRNLKVAFMPWQGFNFEDAIVISERIAREDIFTSLHIEEFELEVRDTKRGEEELTPDIPNVSEEATKDLDENGIIRVGAEVKEGDILIGKITPKGESDPSPEEKLLRAIFGDKAGDVKDASLKASPSINGVVIDTKLFSRAKKTSKNDEKAQLEKLDARHNNNNNKLKDTLVEKLFELVNGKTSQGVYDNYKELLIAKGVKFTQKMLAELNYENINPNKWTTDKDKNDQIKLLLHNYGIKVNEELGDYRRQKFAISVGDELPSGIVQMAKVYVAKKRKLKVGDKMAGRHGNKGIVARIVRDEDMPFLEDGTPVDIVLNPLGVPSRMNLGQIYETILGWAGKELGIKFATPIFDGATHAEVEDWIKKAGVPESGRTYLHDGLTGDRFHQPTTVGIIYMLKLGHMVDDKMHARSIGPYSLITQQPLGGKAQFGGQRFGEMEVWALEAFGAANILQEILTVKSDDVIGRAKTYEAIVKGENLPTPGVPESFNVLVHELRGLGLDVTLE, translated from the coding sequence TTGGCAAACAACACTAATAATTCGCAAAGAGTAAGTTTCGCTACAAGTAAACATGTATTAGATTATCCGGATTTTCTGGATGTTCAGTTGGAATCATTCCAGCAGTTCTTTCAGTTAGATACTACCGCTGATGATCGTCATACTGAAGGCTTGTTTAAAGTATTTAGCGAGAACTTCCCAATTTCCGATTCTCGAGGCATCTTCGTACTTGAGTTTTTGGATTATTTCATTGATCCGCCTCGTTATGATATCCAAGAGTGTATTGAACGCGGTTTGACTTACAGCGTGCCATTAAAAGCTAAGCTTAGGTTGTATTGTACCGATCCGGAACACGAAGATTTCGAAACAATTGTACAGGATGTGTACTTAGGTACAATTCCTTACATGACACCTAAAGGTACTTTTGTGATCAATGGGGCTGAGCGTGTTATTGTGTCTCAGCTACACCGTTCACCGGGCGTATTCTTCGGTCAAAGCCGTCACACTAATGGTACTAAGCTTTACTCGGCTCGTGTAATTCCTTTTAAAGGTTCATGGATTGAGTTTGCTACTGACGTTAACAACGTGATGTATGCTTACATTGATCGTAAGAAAAAGTTCCCTGTAACTACGTTGCTGCGTGCCATCGGGTATGATTCTGATAAAGATATCCTTGAGTTGTTCGACCTAGCTGATGAGGTTAAGGTTAGCAAATCTGGATTGAAAAAATATGTTGGCCGTCGTTTGGCTGCCAGAGTTTTACGCAAATGGGTTGAAGATTTCGTTGATGAGGATACCGGTGAAGTGGTATCTATTGATCGTAACGAAGTGATCATGGAGCGTGAAACCATTCTTGAAGAAGATCATATCGATTTGATCATCGACGCTGGCGTTAAGTCAATTATTTTGACTAAAGATGACGTTACTACTGCTGATCATGCCATTATATATAACACGCTTCAAAAAGATACTTCAAACTCTGAAAAAGAAGCTGTTGAGCACATTTACCGTGCTTTACGTAATGCAGAACCACCTGATGAGGAAACAGCTCGCGGTATTATTGAGCGTCTGTTCTTCTCGGATAAACGTTACGATTTAGGTGATGTAGGTCGTTACCGTATTAACCGTAAACTAGGTTTAGATACCGATGAGGATACTAAAGTATTAACTAAGGTAGATATCATTGAGATTGTTAAGTATTTAATTCGTTTGATTAACGCGAAAGCGGATGTTGATGATATTGACCACTTGTCAAATCGTCGTGTTCGTACTGTAGGTGAACAATTATATGCTCAATTCGGTGTAGGTTTAGCTCGTATGGCTCGTACCATTCGTGAGCGTATGAACATTCGTGATAACGAGGTGTTCACACCAACCGATTTGATCAATGCACGTACATTATCTTCTGTGATTAACTCGTTCTTTGGAACTAACCAGTTATCACAGTTCATGGATCAAACCAACCCATTGGCGGAGATCACGCACAAACGTCGTCTTTCAGCTTTAGGTCCTGGTGGTCTTTCTCGTGAGCGTGCAGGTTTCGAGGTTCGTGACGTTCACTATACGCACTATGGCCGTTTGTGTACAATTGAAACGCCAGAGGGTCCGAACATCGGTCTTATTTCTTCTCTTTGTGTTCATGCTAAGATTAACAATTTAGGTTTCATTGAAACTCCTTATCGTAAAGTAATTGATGGTAAAGTTTCAGTGGATGAACCTGTAATCTACATGAGTGCTGAGGATGAAGATGGAAAAACAATTGCACAGGCAAATGCACAATACGATGATAAAGGTAACTTCTTAACGCCTAAAGTTAAATCACGTTACGAAGGTGACTTCCCGGTAATTGAACCCGAGAAAATCGACCTTATCGATATTGCACCAAACCAAATTACATCAATCGCTGCTTCATTGATTCCTTTCCTTGAACACGATGACGCCAACCGTGCGTTGATGGGTTCGAACATGCAGCGTCAGGCAGTACCATTGTTACGTCCTGAATCTCCAATTGTTGGTACCGGTTTGGAAGGTCGTGTTGCATCTGACTCACGTACATTAATGAATGCTGAAGGTGATGGTGAAGTTGTGTATGTTGATGCTAACAAAATCACTATCCGTTACGAGCGTACAGAAGATGACCGCTTAGTATCATTCGATGGTGATGAAAAATCATATTCATTAATCAAGTTCAAGAAAACCAACCAAAGTACTTGTATCAACTTGAAGCCCATCGTTAAGAAAGGTCAAAAAGTTAAAAAAGGACAAGTGCTTACCGAAGGTTATGCTACTCAAAATGGAGAATTAGCATTAGGACGTAACTTAAAAGTAGCGTTCATGCCTTGGCAAGGTTTCAACTTTGAGGATGCGATTGTAATCTCTGAGCGTATCGCACGTGAAGATATCTTTACCTCATTGCATATCGAAGAGTTCGAACTTGAAGTTCGTGATACAAAACGTGGTGAAGAGGAATTAACTCCGGATATTCCTAATGTATCGGAAGAAGCTACTAAAGACCTTGACGAAAACGGTATTATCCGTGTAGGTGCTGAGGTGAAAGAAGGCGATATCCTGATCGGTAAGATTACTCCAAAAGGTGAGTCAGATCCTTCACCAGAAGAAAAATTATTACGCGCAATCTTTGGTGATAAAGCCGGTGATGTAAAAGATGCTTCATTGAAAGCTTCTCCATCAATTAACGGTGTGGTTATCGATACCAAATTGTTCTCTCGTGCTAAGAAAACTTCTAAAAACGATGAGAAAGCGCAATTGGAAAAATTAGATGCTCGTCATAATAATAACAATAACAAGCTAAAAGATACTTTAGTAGAGAAGTTGTTTGAGCTAGTTAATGGTAAAACATCTCAAGGCGTTTATGATAACTATAAAGAGTTATTAATCGCTAAAGGAGTGAAGTTCACTCAGAAGATGTTAGCTGAATTAAACTACGAGAACATCAATCCTAATAAGTGGACAACTGATAAAGATAAAAATGATCAAATCAAGTTGTTACTTCATAACTATGGCATCAAAGTAAACGAAGAACTTGGAGATTACCGTCGTCAGAAATTCGCTATCAGCGTAGGTGACGAGCTTCCTTCAGGTATCGTTCAGATGGCTAAAGTATATGTTGCTAAAAAACGTAAGCTTAAAGTAGGGGATAAGATGGCAGGTCGTCACGGTAACAAAGGTATTGTTGCCCGTATTGTACGCGACGAAGATATGCCATTCTTAGAGGATGGAACTCCGGTTGATATCGTGTTGAACCCACTTGGTGTACCTTCACGTATGAACTTGGGTCAGATCTACGAAACTATCTTAGGTTGGGCAGGTAAAGAGCTTGGTATCAAGTTCGCTACTCCGATCTTCGATGGTGCGACCCATGCTGAAGTGGAAGATTGGATCAAGAAAGCTGGTGTTCCAGAGTCGGGTAGAACTTACCTGCACGATGGGTTAACCGGTGATCGTTTCCACCAGCCAACTACAGTAGGTATTATTTACATGCTGAAACTTGGTCACATGGTTGACGATAAGATGCACGCACGTTCTATCGGTCCATACTCACTTATTACTCAACAACCATTGGGTGGTAAGGCACAGTTTGGTGGTCAGCGTTTCGGTGAGATGGAGGTTTGGGCATTGGAAGCTTTCGGTGCTGCAAATATTCTTCAAGAGATCCTTACTGTTAAGTCTGATGATGTTATCGGTCGTGCTAAAACTTACGAAGCCATTGTTAAAGGTGAAAACCTTCCAACTCCGGGCGTGCCAGAATCGTTCAACGTATTGGTACATGAGTTACGCGGCTTAGGCTTAGACGTTACATTAGAATAA
- the rplA gene encoding 50S ribosomal protein L1, with product MARLTKNRKKVLSLLEKDKAYSLQEASALVKEITTTKFDASVDLDIRLGVDPRKANQMVRGIAVLPHGTGKTVRVLVLCTPDKEQEAKEAGADYVGLDDYITKIEQGWTDVDIIITTPACMAKVGKLGRVLGPRNLMPNPKSGTVTNEVGKAVTDVKGGKIDFKVDKTGIIHTSIGKVSFAPEKIYENALEVIQTISRLKPSAAKGTYFKSIHMSSTMSSGIHVETKSVAGI from the coding sequence GTGGCAAGATTAACAAAAAATCGCAAAAAAGTATTATCCCTGTTGGAGAAAGATAAAGCTTACTCTCTACAGGAAGCCTCTGCCTTAGTAAAAGAGATCACCACTACCAAGTTCGATGCTTCGGTTGATTTAGATATTCGTTTGGGTGTTGACCCACGTAAAGCTAATCAAATGGTAAGAGGTATCGCTGTGTTACCACACGGTACCGGTAAAACTGTTCGCGTTTTAGTACTTTGTACTCCAGACAAAGAGCAGGAAGCTAAAGAAGCCGGTGCTGATTATGTAGGCTTGGATGATTATATTACTAAGATTGAGCAAGGTTGGACTGATGTTGATATCATCATCACCACTCCTGCTTGTATGGCTAAAGTAGGTAAGTTAGGCCGAGTTTTGGGTCCACGTAACTTGATGCCAAATCCTAAATCAGGAACTGTAACTAACGAGGTTGGTAAAGCAGTAACTGACGTTAAGGGTGGTAAAATTGACTTCAAAGTTGATAAAACCGGTATCATTCATACCTCAATAGGTAAAGTATCATTTGCTCCTGAGAAAATTTACGAGAATGCGTTAGAAGTAATTCAAACAATCTCTCGTTTAAAACCTTCAGCTGCCAAAGGTACCTACTTTAAGAGTATCCATATGTCGAGTACCATGAGTTCCGGCATTCATGTTGAAACTAAATCTGTAGCGGGAATCTAA
- the rpoC gene encoding DNA-directed RNA polymerase subunit beta' — translation MSYKKENKIKSNFTKITISLASPENILERSSGEVLKPETINYRTYKPERDGLFCERIFGPVKDYECACGKYKRIRYKGIVCDRCGVEVTEKKVRRERMGHINLVVPVAHIWYFRSLPNKIGYLLGLPTKKLDLIIYYERYVVIQPGVKAQDGIQYLDFLTEEEYLDILDTLPKENQYLDDKDPNKFVAKMGAEALQDLLGRLQLDQLSYDLRHQAANETSQQRKNEALKRLQVVEAFRGAQANIENRPEWMIVKIVPVIPPELRPLVPLDGGRFATSDLNDLYRRVIIRNNRLKRLIEIKAPEVILRNEKRMLQEAVDSLFDNSRKVNAVKTEGNRALKSLSDILKGKQGRFRQNLLGKRVDYSARSVIVVGPTLKLHECGLPKDMAAELFKPFIIRKMIERGVVKTVKSAKKIVDRKDPLVWDILENVLKGHPVMLNRAPTLHRLGIQAFQPKLVEGKAIQLHPLVCTAFNADFDGDQMAVHVPLGNAAVLEAQILMLAAHNILNPANGTPITVPSQDMVLGLYYITKGRKSTPDRIVRGEGSIFYSPEEVRIALNENRIDLHAWIKVKVNTVDENGEPVNKLIETTVGRVIVNEFSPVETGFINELLTKKSLRDIIGNIVKITGMARAARFLDDIKELGFQMAFKGGLSFNLKDVTIPEEKAILLNQAQDEVDEVMNNYNMGFITNNERYNQIIDIWTRINSRLTDHLMKQLASDNQGFNSVYMMLDSGARGSKEQIRQLCGMRGLMAKPQKSGSGGEIIENPILSNFKEGLSVLEYFISTHGARKGLADTALKTADAGYLTRRLHDVAQDMVVSEPDCGTLRGVLTSALKDNEEIVEPLYERILGRVALNDVIDPLTNETLAHAGEEITEEVGQRIEESAVDAVEIRSVLTCESKRGTCAKCYGRNLATGKMVQIGEAVGVIAAQSIGEPGTQLTLRTFHVGGTASNIAAESQISAKFPGKLEFENIRTVTLKNDDGQIEVVLGRSGEIRLIEEHTGKVIMTNNIPYGAHLFVVDGQKVEKGATICSWDPYNAVIVSEYTGKVEFEAITEGVTFREESDEQTGHKEKVIIDSRDKTKNPVIRIVGKDGEKGYSIPVGAHIAVDESEKVSSGQVLVKIPRSAGKTRDITGGLPRVTELFEARNPSNPAIVTEIDGVVTLGGVKRGNREIIIESKDGEIKKYLVSLSKHILVQDNDFIKAGMPLSDGSISPTDILAIKGPGAVQEYLVNGVQEVYRLQGVKINDKHFEVIVHQMMQKVLIEDPGDTRFLEREAVDKLDFMDENDSMFDKKVVVDPGESTSLKKGQIVTVRKLRDENSILKRRDMKLVEARDAVPATSSPVLQGITRSSLGTKSWISAASFQETTKVLNEAAIAGKTDYMLGLKENVIVGHLIPSGTGMRDYDRMIVGSREEYEKLLASKEDED, via the coding sequence ATGTCGTACAAAAAAGAAAATAAGATCAAAAGTAATTTTACCAAAATTACGATCAGCCTTGCATCGCCTGAGAATATCTTAGAGCGCTCAAGCGGCGAGGTATTGAAACCAGAAACGATCAACTACCGTACGTATAAGCCGGAACGTGATGGTTTGTTCTGCGAGCGTATTTTCGGTCCTGTGAAGGATTATGAGTGTGCCTGTGGTAAATACAAACGTATCCGTTATAAAGGCATTGTGTGCGACCGTTGTGGTGTTGAGGTTACAGAGAAAAAAGTACGTCGCGAGCGTATGGGTCACATCAACTTAGTTGTGCCTGTTGCTCACATCTGGTACTTCCGCTCATTGCCAAACAAAATCGGTTACTTGCTAGGCTTACCTACCAAGAAATTGGATTTGATCATTTATTACGAGCGTTATGTGGTTATTCAGCCGGGTGTTAAAGCTCAGGATGGTATCCAGTATCTCGATTTCTTAACAGAAGAGGAATATTTAGATATATTAGATACTCTTCCTAAAGAAAACCAATATTTAGACGACAAAGATCCTAATAAATTTGTTGCAAAAATGGGTGCTGAAGCTCTTCAGGACCTATTGGGCCGCTTACAATTAGATCAATTGTCATATGACTTGCGTCATCAGGCTGCTAATGAAACTTCGCAGCAACGTAAAAACGAAGCTTTGAAACGCCTTCAGGTAGTAGAAGCTTTCCGTGGTGCACAAGCTAATATCGAAAACCGTCCGGAATGGATGATCGTTAAGATCGTTCCTGTAATTCCACCTGAATTACGTCCTTTAGTTCCTTTGGATGGTGGTCGTTTTGCAACTTCAGACTTGAACGATTTATATCGTCGTGTGATCATCCGTAACAACCGTTTGAAACGTTTGATCGAGATCAAAGCTCCTGAAGTGATTTTACGTAACGAAAAACGTATGTTACAGGAAGCTGTTGACTCGTTATTCGATAACTCACGTAAAGTTAACGCTGTTAAAACTGAGGGTAATCGTGCTTTGAAATCACTTTCAGATATCCTGAAAGGTAAACAAGGTCGTTTCCGTCAAAACTTGTTAGGTAAACGTGTTGACTATTCTGCGCGTTCGGTAATTGTTGTAGGTCCTACCTTAAAATTACACGAGTGTGGTTTACCTAAAGATATGGCTGCCGAGCTGTTCAAACCATTTATCATTCGTAAGATGATTGAGCGTGGTGTTGTTAAAACGGTGAAATCAGCTAAAAAGATTGTTGATCGTAAAGACCCATTAGTTTGGGATATCTTGGAAAACGTACTGAAAGGTCACCCTGTAATGCTAAACCGTGCGCCAACGCTGCACCGTTTAGGTATTCAGGCTTTCCAACCTAAATTAGTTGAAGGTAAAGCGATTCAGTTACACCCATTAGTATGTACCGCATTCAACGCCGACTTTGACGGTGACCAGATGGCTGTTCACGTTCCACTTGGTAACGCAGCTGTTTTGGAAGCCCAAATCTTAATGTTGGCAGCACACAACATCCTTAACCCTGCAAACGGTACTCCAATCACCGTACCTTCGCAAGACATGGTATTGGGTCTGTATTATATTACCAAAGGACGTAAGTCCACTCCTGATCGCATTGTTCGTGGAGAAGGTTCAATTTTCTACAGCCCAGAGGAAGTTCGCATTGCGTTAAATGAAAACCGTATTGATTTACACGCGTGGATCAAGGTTAAAGTAAACACTGTTGATGAGAACGGTGAACCTGTAAATAAGTTAATTGAAACTACTGTAGGACGTGTTATCGTAAATGAGTTCTCTCCTGTAGAAACTGGTTTCATTAACGAATTGTTAACCAAAAAATCGCTTCGTGATATTATTGGTAACATCGTGAAAATTACAGGTATGGCTCGTGCCGCTAGATTCCTTGATGATATTAAGGAGTTAGGTTTCCAAATGGCGTTCAAAGGAGGTTTGTCATTCAACTTGAAAGACGTTACCATTCCAGAAGAAAAAGCTATTTTGTTAAATCAGGCGCAAGATGAAGTTGATGAAGTAATGAACAACTATAACATGGGTTTCATTACCAACAACGAGCGTTACAATCAGATCATCGATATTTGGACACGTATCAACTCTCGCCTAACTGATCACTTGATGAAGCAACTTGCTTCAGATAATCAAGGTTTCAACTCAGTATACATGATGTTGGATTCAGGAGCCCGTGGTTCTAAAGAGCAGATTCGTCAGCTTTGTGGAATGAGGGGTTTGATGGCTAAACCACAAAAATCAGGTTCAGGTGGTGAAATTATCGAGAACCCGATCCTTTCAAACTTTAAAGAAGGTCTGTCGGTACTAGAGTACTTTATCTCTACCCACGGTGCTCGTAAAGGTTTGGCGGATACGGCCTTGAAAACTGCCGATGCTGGTTATTTGACTCGTCGTTTGCATGACGTAGCACAAGATATGGTGGTTTCTGAGCCGGATTGTGGAACATTACGTGGTGTGCTTACTTCTGCATTGAAAGATAACGAAGAAATCGTTGAGCCATTATATGAGCGTATCTTAGGTCGTGTTGCTCTGAATGATGTAATTGATCCATTAACCAATGAGACACTTGCGCATGCAGGTGAAGAAATCACTGAAGAAGTTGGTCAACGCATTGAAGAGTCAGCTGTAGATGCTGTTGAAATTCGTTCGGTACTTACCTGCGAATCTAAACGCGGTACTTGTGCTAAGTGTTACGGTCGTAACCTTGCTACTGGTAAAATGGTTCAGATCGGTGAAGCTGTCGGCGTAATTGCAGCACAGTCAATCGGTGAGCCAGGTACCCAGCTTACACTTCGTACCTTCCACGTCGGTGGTACTGCATCGAACATTGCTGCTGAATCACAGATCAGTGCTAAGTTCCCTGGTAAATTGGAGTTCGAAAACATTCGTACCGTTACCTTGAAAAATGATGATGGTCAGATTGAAGTTGTGTTAGGTCGTTCAGGTGAGATTCGTTTGATCGAAGAACACACTGGTAAAGTGATCATGACCAATAACATTCCTTACGGAGCTCACTTATTTGTTGTTGATGGACAGAAAGTTGAAAAAGGTGCTACTATCTGTAGTTGGGACCCATATAACGCTGTCATCGTTTCAGAATATACCGGTAAAGTTGAGTTTGAAGCAATTACTGAAGGTGTAACCTTCCGTGAAGAGTCAGATGAACAAACTGGTCACAAGGAGAAGGTAATTATCGATAGCCGTGATAAAACGAAGAACCCTGTTATTCGTATTGTTGGCAAAGATGGTGAAAAAGGTTACAGTATCCCTGTAGGAGCTCACATTGCTGTTGATGAAAGTGAAAAAGTATCATCAGGACAGGTTCTTGTTAAGATCCCTCGTTCTGCTGGTAAAACCCGAGATATCACCGGTGGTCTTCCTCGTGTTACCGAATTATTCGAGGCACGTAACCCATCGAACCCAGCAATCGTTACTGAGATCGATGGTGTTGTTACCTTGGGCGGTGTGAAACGTGGTAATCGTGAGATCATCATTGAATCGAAAGACGGAGAGATCAAGAAATACCTGGTATCATTATCTAAACACATTCTTGTTCAGGATAATGACTTTATCAAAGCAGGTATGCCGTTATCAGACGGATCTATCAGTCCTACTGATATCTTGGCAATCAAAGGTCCAGGTGCAGTACAAGAATACTTAGTAAATGGTGTTCAAGAGGTATACCGTTTACAAGGTGTGAAAATCAATGATAAGCACTTTGAGGTTATCGTTCACCAAATGATGCAAAAAGTGTTGATCGAAGATCCGGGAGATACTCGTTTCTTAGAGCGTGAAGCCGTAGATAAGCTTGACTTTATGGATGAGAACGACAGCATGTTCGACAAGAAAGTTGTTGTTGATCCGGGAGAGTCAACCTCGTTGAAAAAAGGACAAATCGTTACAGTTCGTAAACTACGTGATGAGAATTCTATCTTAAAACGTCGTGATATGAAATTAGTTGAAGCGCGTGATGCGGTTCCTGCTACTTCAAGTCCGGTGTTACAAGGTATTACCCGTTCATCATTAGGTACTAAGAGCTGGATTTCGGCAGCTTCCTTCCAGGAAACTACTAAAGTTCTTAATGAGGCAGCAATCGCAGGTAAAACTGACTACATGTTAGGCTTGAAAGAAAACGTGATCGTTGGTCACTTGATCCCTTCAGGTACTGGTATGCGTGATTATGATCGCATGATTGTTGGTTCACGTGAAGAATACGAAAAACTATTAGCTTCTAAAGAAGACGAAGACTAG
- the rplJ gene encoding 50S ribosomal protein L10 → MNREEKNVIVLDLKEKMETYGTFYITDTSNLTVAKINAIRRKCFERDIKFQVAKNSLIRKAMEATGVDYSPLFAALKGTSGVMFSNTGNVPAKLIKELRSEKGAEKPILKGASIEQAFFVGDNQLDTLTAIKSRQELIGDIVGLLQSPAKNVISALKSEGGKLAGIIKTLSEKGA, encoded by the coding sequence ATGAACAGAGAAGAAAAAAATGTAATCGTTCTCGATCTTAAAGAGAAGATGGAGACGTACGGTACTTTTTATATTACCGATACTTCAAATCTAACTGTTGCTAAGATTAACGCGATCAGAAGAAAATGTTTTGAAAGAGACATTAAATTCCAGGTAGCTAAAAATTCTCTTATTCGTAAGGCAATGGAAGCTACAGGTGTTGATTACAGCCCGTTATTCGCTGCTTTGAAAGGTACTTCAGGTGTAATGTTTTCTAATACAGGAAATGTACCTGCTAAACTAATCAAAGAATTACGTAGCGAAAAAGGTGCTGAAAAGCCTATCTTAAAAGGTGCTTCAATTGAGCAAGCATTCTTTGTTGGCGACAATCAGTTAGATACGCTTACGGCGATTAAATCTCGTCAAGAGCTTATCGGTGATATCGTTGGCTTGTTACAATCTCCTGCTAAAAACGTTATTTCTGCGTTGAAATCAGAAGGTGGAAAACTTGCAGGTATCATCAAAACATTATCAGAAAAAGGTGCGTAA
- the rplL gene encoding 50S ribosomal protein L7/L12 has product MADLKAFAEQLVNLTVKEVNELAQILKDEYGIEPAAAAPVMVAGGAAGAGAAVEEEKTSFDVILADAGGQKLAVVKLVKDLTGLGLKEAKDLVDGAPKPLKEGVAKDEAEALKKQLEEAGAKVEIK; this is encoded by the coding sequence ATGGCAGATTTGAAAGCGTTTGCTGAACAATTGGTAAACTTAACAGTTAAAGAAGTTAACGAGCTTGCTCAGATTTTAAAAGACGAGTACGGTATTGAGCCTGCTGCTGCAGCACCTGTAATGGTTGCTGGTGGTGCTGCTGGTGCTGGTGCTGCTGTTGAAGAAGAAAAAACTTCTTTTGATGTAATTCTTGCTGACGCAGGTGGTCAAAAATTAGCAGTTGTTAAATTAGTTAAAGACTTAACTGGTTTAGGCTTGAAAGAAGCTAAAGACTTAGTAGACGGCGCTCCAAAACCTTTAAAAGAAGGTGTTGCTAAAGACGAAGCAGAAGCTTTGAAAAAGCAATTAGAAGAAGCTGGTGCTAAAGTTGAAATTAAGTAA